One genomic window of Tenacibaculum tangerinum includes the following:
- the rmuC gene encoding DNA recombination protein RmuC has translation MNTTLLIILAAVSTLIIGFIIGNLLSKLKFKQQTADLEKEISVLQNHQANFEIQKREKEESFIQQKEDFLTRLDEKTKENSELRREKEFNALELARKNEELKNLQVKLNENKEEVTKLQDKFTKEFENLANKILEEKSNKFTEQNKKNIKDILNPLQEKIQTFEKKVEDTQKESISMHSALKEQLLGLKELNAQMSKETLNLTKALKGDSKTQGNWGELVLERVLEKSGLEKDREYFVQQSFVNNEGKRLLPDVVIHLPNNKKMVVDAKVSLTAYEQFVNSDEDVEKERFLKEHVSSLKRHVEQLSEKKYEDIYKIESPDFVLLFVPIEPAFAVALNEDHTLYNKAFEKNIVIVTPTTLLATLRTIDTMWNNEKQQRNAIEIARQAGALYDKFNGLLIDLVNIGKKIEGTKSDYLAAMNKLVEGRGNLINSVEKLKKMGAKTKKALPENILQRAKEED, from the coding sequence ATGAACACCACTCTTTTAATCATTTTAGCTGCTGTTAGTACCTTAATTATTGGCTTTATTATTGGAAATCTTTTATCTAAATTAAAATTCAAGCAACAAACTGCTGATTTAGAGAAAGAAATTTCAGTTTTACAAAACCATCAAGCTAATTTTGAAATTCAAAAAAGAGAAAAAGAAGAGTCGTTTATTCAACAAAAAGAAGATTTTTTAACGCGATTAGACGAAAAAACTAAAGAAAATAGCGAACTACGTCGTGAAAAAGAGTTCAATGCTCTTGAATTGGCACGCAAAAATGAAGAGTTAAAAAATTTACAGGTAAAACTGAATGAGAATAAAGAGGAAGTAACAAAACTACAAGATAAGTTTACCAAAGAGTTTGAAAACTTAGCTAATAAAATTTTAGAAGAGAAATCAAATAAGTTTACAGAACAAAATAAGAAAAATATCAAGGATATTTTAAATCCGCTTCAAGAAAAAATTCAAACTTTTGAAAAAAAGGTAGAAGACACACAAAAGGAGAGCATTTCAATGCACTCTGCCTTAAAAGAGCAATTGCTAGGGTTAAAAGAGTTAAACGCACAAATGAGCAAAGAAACTCTCAATCTTACTAAAGCGCTAAAAGGAGACAGCAAAACACAAGGTAATTGGGGAGAATTAGTATTAGAGCGTGTTTTGGAAAAATCTGGATTAGAAAAAGATCGAGAATATTTTGTGCAACAATCTTTTGTAAATAATGAGGGCAAACGACTACTGCCTGACGTGGTAATTCACCTACCCAACAATAAAAAAATGGTCGTCGACGCTAAAGTGTCTTTAACAGCGTATGAGCAGTTTGTTAACAGTGATGAGGATGTTGAAAAAGAACGTTTTTTAAAAGAACACGTAAGTTCTTTAAAACGACATGTGGAGCAACTTTCAGAAAAAAAGTACGAAGATATTTATAAAATCGAATCGCCCGATTTTGTATTGTTGTTCGTACCTATTGAACCTGCTTTTGCGGTGGCTCTAAATGAAGACCATACGCTATATAACAAAGCTTTTGAGAAAAATATTGTAATCGTAACTCCAACGACGCTTTTAGCCACACTCCGTACCATTGATACTATGTGGAATAACGAAAAGCAACAACGTAATGCCATAGAAATTGCACGTCAAGCTGGTGCTTTATACGATAAGTTTAACGGCTTGCTAATCGATTTGGTAAATATTGGCAAAAAAATAGAGGGAACGAAAAGCGATTATCTCGCCGCTATGAACAAGTTAGTAGAAGGTCGTGGCAACTTAATTAACAGCGTAGAAAAGTTGAA